One window of Sphingomonas sp. KC8 genomic DNA carries:
- the ilvD gene encoding dihydroxy-acid dehydratase, producing MTHQFDKSNLPSRHVSVGPERAPHRSYYYAMGMTEEDIAKPFVAVASAGNDSAPCNTTLNDQADVCREGVIAGGGTPRRFNTITVTDGIAMGHQGMKSSLVSREVIADSVELSVRGHCYDALVGFAGCDKSLPGMMMAMLRLNVPSIFVYGGSILPGRYQDRDVTVVDVFEVVGKYAAHACPLSELTALEKVACPGHGACGGQYTANTMACVGEAIGLSLPNSNMVPAPYRDRDEIARAAGRQVMELLAKNIRPRDICTREAFVNAARIVAATGGSTNGALHLPAMAHEAGIDFSLFDVAEIFKSTPYIADLKPGGKYVAKDMYEAGGIYMLMKTLLNEGLLFGDCMTVTGKTLAENIDQVTWNPDQKVIYDAKAPITPTGGVVGLKGSLAPEGAIVKVAGMHRLQFEGPAMVFECEEDAFAAVEARKITEGSVVVIRYEGPKGGPGMREMLSTTAALYGLGMGEKVALITDGRFSGATRGFCIGHVGPEAADGGPIALVENGDIIRIDAEAGTIDLDVAEDVLAARRAQWQPRKTDYNSGALWRYAQNVGPAWQGAVTHPGGKAETHVYADI from the coding sequence ATGACCCATCAGTTCGACAAATCCAACCTGCCCAGCCGCCATGTTTCGGTGGGGCCTGAGCGAGCACCGCATCGCAGCTATTATTATGCGATGGGGATGACCGAGGAGGACATCGCCAAGCCGTTCGTGGCGGTGGCGAGTGCGGGCAATGACAGCGCGCCGTGCAACACGACGCTGAACGACCAGGCGGACGTGTGCCGCGAAGGCGTGATCGCCGGCGGCGGCACCCCGCGCCGGTTCAACACCATCACCGTCACCGACGGCATCGCGATGGGCCATCAGGGCATGAAAAGCTCGCTGGTCAGCCGCGAGGTGATTGCCGATTCGGTCGAATTGTCGGTGCGCGGCCACTGCTATGACGCGCTCGTCGGGTTTGCGGGGTGCGACAAATCGCTGCCCGGCATGATGATGGCGATGCTGCGGCTGAACGTGCCGTCGATCTTCGTTTATGGCGGATCGATCCTGCCCGGCCGCTATCAGGATCGCGACGTCACCGTCGTCGATGTGTTCGAAGTCGTCGGCAAATATGCCGCGCACGCCTGCCCGCTATCCGAACTGACGGCGCTGGAAAAGGTGGCGTGCCCGGGGCACGGCGCCTGCGGTGGCCAGTACACCGCCAACACCATGGCGTGCGTGGGCGAGGCGATCGGCCTGTCGCTGCCCAACAGCAACATGGTGCCCGCCCCCTACCGCGATCGCGATGAAATCGCCCGCGCCGCCGGGCGCCAGGTGATGGAATTGCTGGCCAAGAACATCCGCCCGCGCGACATCTGCACGCGCGAAGCGTTCGTCAACGCGGCGCGCATCGTGGCGGCGACCGGCGGCTCCACCAACGGCGCGCTGCATCTGCCGGCGATGGCGCATGAAGCAGGCATCGATTTCAGCCTGTTCGACGTGGCGGAGATATTCAAATCAACGCCTTACATCGCAGATCTCAAGCCCGGCGGTAAATATGTCGCCAAGGACATGTATGAGGCCGGTGGCATCTACATGCTGATGAAGACGCTGCTCAACGAAGGGCTGCTGTTCGGCGATTGCATGACGGTGACGGGCAAGACGCTGGCCGAAAATATCGATCAGGTGACGTGGAACCCCGACCAGAAGGTGATCTATGACGCGAAGGCGCCGATCACGCCGACCGGCGGTGTCGTCGGCCTGAAGGGCAGCCTGGCGCCCGAAGGCGCGATCGTGAAGGTGGCCGGCATGCACCGCCTGCAGTTCGAAGGCCCGGCGATGGTGTTCGAATGCGAGGAAGACGCCTTCGCCGCCGTCGAGGCGCGGAAGATCACCGAGGGTTCGGTGGTCGTGATCCGGTATGAAGGGCCGAAGGGCGGCCCCGGCATGCGCGAAATGCTGTCGACTACGGCGGCGTTGTACGGCCTGGGCATGGGCGAGAAGGTGGCGCTGATCACCGATGGCCGTTTTTCGGGCGCGACGCGCGGTTTCTGCATCGGCCATGTCGGCCCCGAAGCCGCCGATGGCGGCCCGATCGCCTTGGTCGAAAATGGTGATATCATCCGCATCGACGCCGAAGCCGGCACGATCGATCTGGATGTCGCCGAAGACGTGCTGGCGGCCCGCCGCGCCCAGTGGCAGCCGCGCAAGACCGATTATAATTCGGGCGCATTGTGGCGCTATGCCCAGAATGTCGGCCCGGCCTGGCAGGGGGCGGTGACGCATCCCGGCGGCAAGGCCGAAACCCATGTCTACGCTGATATCTAG
- a CDS encoding helix-turn-helix domain-containing protein, whose protein sequence is MDADWKIAAHADTPSAAIDLCRIHWPSPFEMTLTETRPTISLNLSPPHGTKEGRYRDVGTAKFLPMGDILFQPANTRMQTRGLGGDQSFLRIMFNQAVAGAPDLAIDPSDPRVQRALLDVRQPEVGAAIRRIAHELTEPGMASGFLLDGLTTLLAVDLVRGITRLGEEDELAKGGLAGWQLNRLRERIAETGIQPPTVNELATLVRLSPRHLSRAWRASTGTTLSDAVEEARQARAEALIRAGDRPLKEIAYLLGFSSPSSFSTAFRRRTGMSPQEFARR, encoded by the coding sequence ATGGACGCAGACTGGAAGATCGCGGCGCATGCGGACACACCGTCCGCCGCGATCGACCTGTGCCGCATCCACTGGCCCAGCCCGTTCGAAATGACGCTGACGGAGACCCGGCCGACGATCAGCCTGAACCTGTCGCCCCCCCATGGCACCAAGGAAGGGCGCTATCGCGACGTCGGCACGGCGAAGTTCCTGCCGATGGGCGATATATTGTTCCAGCCGGCGAACACGCGCATGCAGACCCGCGGGCTGGGGGGCGATCAAAGTTTCCTGCGGATCATGTTCAATCAGGCGGTGGCCGGCGCCCCCGATCTGGCGATCGACCCCAGCGATCCGCGCGTGCAGCGCGCGCTGCTGGATGTGCGCCAGCCGGAAGTGGGCGCCGCGATCCGGCGCATCGCCCATGAATTGACCGAACCGGGCATGGCGAGCGGCTTTCTGCTCGACGGGCTGACGACCCTGCTGGCGGTGGATCTGGTGCGTGGCATCACCCGGCTGGGCGAGGAAGACGAACTCGCCAAGGGAGGGCTGGCCGGCTGGCAGCTCAATCGCCTGCGCGAACGGATCGCCGAAACCGGCATCCAGCCGCCGACGGTGAACGAACTGGCGACCTTGGTACGGCTCAGTCCGCGCCATTTGTCGCGGGCGTGGCGCGCATCGACCGGGACCACTTTGTCCGACGCGGTGGAAGAAGCGCGGCAGGCGCGGGCTGAAGCGCTGATCCGCGCCGGCGACCGGCCATTGAAGGAAATCGCCTATCTATTGGGCTTTTCCAGCCCGAGCAGTTTTTCCACCGCCTTTCGCCGGCGCACCGGCATGTCGCCGCAGGAATTTGCCAGGCGTTAG
- a CDS encoding YbjN domain-containing protein — translation MGVRGFALGMMIAALAAPAAMAPAATPKIPAKPADLPKTLAGTDLDGFVRILQDAGYRARLKTHDDGSRFIESAAGGTNFSINFNDCEGESGCTSLRFLAWWTRPASMDLTAINGWNNGYRFARATIDGDDDLVLDYYITLVGGVPAANFLDSFDWWATLLADFDKYMDEKAAGKAAPGKGSDAKGVSAADEDIAG, via the coding sequence ATGGGCGTGCGTGGTTTTGCCTTGGGAATGATGATCGCGGCGCTGGCCGCACCGGCCGCGATGGCGCCGGCGGCGACGCCCAAAATTCCCGCCAAACCCGCTGATCTGCCCAAAACGCTTGCCGGCACCGATCTCGACGGGTTCGTCCGCATCCTCCAGGATGCCGGCTATCGCGCCCGGCTGAAAACGCATGACGATGGCTCGCGCTTCATCGAAAGCGCGGCGGGCGGCACCAATTTTTCGATCAATTTCAACGATTGCGAAGGCGAATCGGGCTGTACCAGCCTGCGTTTCCTGGCCTGGTGGACCCGGCCGGCATCGATGGATCTGACGGCGATCAACGGCTGGAACAACGGCTACCGCTTCGCCCGCGCGACGATCGACGGCGACGATGATCTCGTGCTCGATTATTATATCACGCTGGTCGGTGGCGTGCCTGCGGCCAACTTCCTCGACAGTTTCGACTGGTGGGCCACGTTGCTTGCCGATTTCGACAAATATATGGACGAAAAAGCCGCCGGAAAAGCGGCGCCCGGCAAGGGATCGGATGCCAAGGGCGTCAGCGCTGCCGACGAGGATATCGCCGGCTGA
- a CDS encoding nuclear transport factor 2 family protein produces MADVNESDFIQAPTDGPGPDHIRWAMETYGQRMGAADLPGVLALFHPDAVIEDPIGTGEKHGHAGIGEFFQAGFDAMQGGILLTLDGAVRVVGRYGAAAYIAKPVNYPVAVEIETLDVMEFNDDGLIVRMTAYWGDTNRKILG; encoded by the coding sequence ATGGCCGACGTAAACGAGAGCGATTTCATCCAGGCCCCGACCGACGGCCCCGGCCCGGATCATATTCGCTGGGCGATGGAAACCTATGGCCAGCGCATGGGCGCCGCCGACCTTCCCGGCGTGCTGGCGCTGTTCCACCCCGACGCGGTGATCGAAGATCCGATCGGCACCGGCGAAAAGCATGGCCATGCCGGCATCGGCGAATTTTTCCAGGCCGGGTTCGATGCGATGCAGGGCGGGATCCTGCTGACGCTGGACGGCGCGGTGCGCGTGGTTGGACGTTATGGCGCGGCTGCCTATATTGCCAAGCCGGTGAACTATCCGGTCGCGGTGGAGATCGAGACGCTCGACGTGATGGAATTCAATGATGATGGCCTTATCGTGCGGATGACCGCTTATTGGGGCGATACCAACCGCAAGATTCTGGGCTGA
- a CDS encoding N-formylglutamate amidohydrolase: protein MIQNANDGPIGPEAYAEVAGDAASGLLLIGDHASNHVPADIDLGVDPAVLTQHVAIDIGTDPLGRALCAVLQCPGILGGVSRLVADYNREEDRPNLIPIASDGHAIPGNDLDHAGRVARIDRFWRPYHDRISQMIAGNNPIMLISLHSFTPKLATSDEPRPWQIGILYNQDERAARIAIPLLEAAGVVTGDNEPYSGKLLNATMNRHGEGNGIAYLGIEVRQDLIGDAAGVAHWARILAPVIAKTLSGLRDGG from the coding sequence ATGATCCAGAATGCGAATGACGGCCCGATTGGTCCCGAGGCCTATGCCGAGGTTGCGGGCGATGCCGCATCGGGGCTGCTGCTGATCGGCGATCATGCGTCGAACCATGTGCCGGCGGATATTGATCTGGGCGTCGATCCGGCGGTGCTGACCCAGCATGTCGCGATCGATATCGGCACCGATCCGCTGGGCCGGGCGCTGTGCGCGGTACTCCAATGCCCCGGCATCCTTGGCGGGGTTTCGCGGCTGGTGGCGGATTATAATCGCGAGGAGGACCGGCCCAACCTCATCCCCATCGCCAGCGATGGCCATGCGATCCCCGGCAACGATCTGGACCATGCAGGGCGGGTGGCGCGGATCGACCGGTTCTGGCGGCCTTATCATGATCGCATTTCGCAGATGATCGCAGGAAATAATCCGATCATGCTGATTTCATTGCATAGCTTTACACCGAAGCTGGCGACGTCGGATGAGCCGCGGCCGTGGCAGATCGGCATTCTTTACAATCAGGATGAACGCGCCGCGCGGATCGCGATCCCGCTGCTGGAGGCCGCCGGCGTCGTCACCGGCGACAATGAACCCTATTCGGGCAAGCTGCTGAACGCGACGATGAACCGGCATGGCGAGGGCAATGGCATTGCCTATCTGGGGATCGAAGTGCGGCAGGACCTGATCGGCGATGCCGCAGGTGTCGCGCATTGGGCACGGATTCTTGCGCCGGTGATCGCCAAAACGCTCTCGGGATTGCGCGACGGGGGCTAA
- a CDS encoding DUF885 domain-containing protein, with product MTGGSTRRNMMALLGGGAIVTLSPPAASPADAKPPPPCPIRTPLDAIADRLLVHTPETAVYNGVGDAMTGGAAARRLDDYSPAGEAAWRAALRQAETDIAPVTCGPEDRLGRSRLATAAAILANATRSAAIPYGRVNAFNFTGHTPYLVTQIAGPHIDTPNAMQAQQSLSSPQAVDAWIAKLDSFPTAFAGVIEKVRADEAAGSVPPAALIAGTLPVLDAFLTGTEADHPLIVGLRTRTAAARLDASFRARAEERAITALRKRARPAMDALRRHMAALAPRGRAEAGIWAQPDGDALYAANIRALGDSSLSADEIHALGLDEVRRISAEIEHLLDLIGLSSGSVGTRMQALSRDPANLFADDDAGRETLLEHVRAIVRGMEKRYPALLPAALIPQQPLVVQRIPVATQDGAPGGFYDGPTLDGSRPGTYWINLRDMGAVPRFRLPTLSYHEGVPGHHTQSCIALSLGEAPLLLRIASFNAYQEGWALYAERLAAEMGCYAQDPLGDLGRLQDELFRAVRLVVDTGLHAKRWSREQAIAFMRDATGVAESRVTAEIHRYMAWPGQALGYKLGQLRLLDIRSKLIAAQGRRFSRRAFHGLVLGNGPMPLDLVEREVLGS from the coding sequence ATGACGGGCGGATCGACGCGGCGGAACATGATGGCGCTTCTGGGCGGCGGCGCGATCGTGACGCTTTCTCCCCCCGCGGCAAGCCCCGCTGACGCCAAGCCGCCACCGCCCTGCCCGATCCGCACCCCATTGGATGCCATTGCCGATCGGCTGCTCGTCCACACGCCCGAAACCGCCGTCTATAACGGGGTCGGCGACGCCATGACCGGCGGCGCCGCCGCCCGGCGGCTCGATGATTATTCCCCCGCTGGCGAAGCGGCCTGGCGGGCGGCGCTGCGTCAGGCCGAAACCGATATCGCCCCCGTCACCTGCGGGCCGGAAGATCGCCTCGGCCGATCACGCCTCGCCACCGCCGCCGCGATCCTCGCCAACGCCACCCGATCGGCGGCCATACCCTATGGCCGGGTCAACGCCTTCAACTTCACCGGCCACACCCCTTATCTCGTCACCCAGATCGCCGGGCCGCATATCGATACGCCCAATGCGATGCAGGCCCAGCAATCGCTGAGCAGCCCGCAGGCGGTGGATGCGTGGATCGCCAAGCTCGACAGTTTTCCCACCGCCTTCGCCGGGGTGATCGAAAAGGTGCGCGCCGATGAAGCGGCCGGGTCGGTGCCGCCCGCAGCCCTGATCGCCGGCACGCTGCCCGTGCTCGATGCGTTTCTCACCGGGACGGAGGCGGATCACCCGCTGATCGTGGGCCTGCGCACCCGCACCGCCGCGGCCCGGCTCGACGCCAGTTTCCGCGCCAGGGCCGAAGAACGTGCCATCACGGCCTTACGCAAACGCGCCCGCCCGGCCATGGATGCGCTGCGCCGGCACATGGCCGCGCTTGCTCCACGCGGTCGCGCCGAAGCGGGCATATGGGCGCAACCCGATGGTGACGCGCTCTACGCCGCCAACATTCGCGCGCTTGGCGATTCCAGCCTGTCGGCGGATGAAATCCACGCGCTCGGCCTCGATGAAGTTCGCCGCATTTCAGCAGAAATTGAACATTTACTTGACCTTATAGGCCTAAGCTCAGGCAGCGTCGGAACGCGGATGCAGGCCCTTTCCCGCGATCCGGCCAACCTGTTCGCCGATGATGATGCGGGGCGCGAAACTCTGCTCGAACATGTCCGTGCCATCGTGCGGGGTATGGAAAAACGCTATCCCGCGCTTCTTCCCGCCGCCCTCATCCCGCAACAGCCGCTCGTCGTGCAGCGCATTCCCGTCGCCACGCAGGATGGCGCACCCGGCGGCTTTTACGATGGCCCCACGCTCGATGGATCGCGCCCCGGCACCTACTGGATCAACCTGCGCGACATGGGCGCCGTTCCCCGCTTCCGCCTGCCGACGCTCAGCTATCATGAAGGCGTGCCCGGCCATCACACGCAAAGCTGCATCGCGCTGTCACTCGGCGAAGCCCCGCTGCTGCTGCGCATCGCCAGCTTCAACGCCTATCAGGAAGGCTGGGCGCTCTATGCCGAACGGCTCGCCGCTGAAATGGGATGCTACGCGCAGGATCCGCTGGGCGATCTCGGCCGCCTGCAGGATGAACTGTTCCGCGCCGTCCGCCTCGTCGTCGATACCGGCCTTCACGCCAAACGCTGGAGCCGCGAACAGGCGATCGCCTTCATGCGCGACGCGACCGGCGTCGCCGAAAGCCGCGTCACCGCCGAAATCCACCGCTACATGGCGTGGCCGGGGCAGGCGCTGGGCTACAAGCTCGGCCAGCTCCGCCTGCTCGATATCCGCAGCAAGCTGATCGCCGCGCAAGGCCGCCGCTTCAGCCGTCGCGCCTTTCACGGGCTTGTCCTCGGCAATGGGCCAATGCCGCTCGATCTGGTCGAACGCGAAGTGCTGGGCAGCTAG
- a CDS encoding 4-(cytidine 5'-diphospho)-2-C-methyl-D-erythritol kinase, whose product MIDETGHAKINLALHVRARGADGYHAIETIFAFARDGDGLAVTAHDRLSLKINGPYAAALADEDVESNLVLRAARAVQAAFAVSAGAAITLDKRLPVASGIGGGSADAAAALRALARLWNLPMADPRFGAIAAELGADVPACLASRTAWADGRGDRLTMLAGDGLAAGGLAGMPLLLVNPHVACPTGPVFRGWDGLDRGPLDTGEPLAAALAGRNDLEPPAIALVPEIARAVALLGGQPGVKLARMSGSGATCFALFDGQAARAAAAQTVRIAEPGWWCLETELL is encoded by the coding sequence GTGATCGACGAGACCGGCCATGCCAAGATCAACCTCGCGTTGCATGTCCGCGCGCGCGGGGCCGACGGCTATCATGCGATCGAGACGATCTTCGCCTTTGCGCGCGACGGCGACGGGCTGGCGGTGACGGCCCATGATCGCCTGAGCCTGAAAATTAACGGGCCTTATGCCGCCGCGCTGGCAGACGAGGATGTGGAAAGCAATCTGGTGCTGCGCGCCGCCCGCGCGGTGCAGGCGGCGTTCGCGGTGTCAGCGGGAGCGGCGATTACCCTCGACAAGCGATTGCCGGTCGCATCGGGGATCGGCGGGGGATCGGCCGATGCGGCGGCGGCCTTGCGGGCGCTCGCCCGCCTGTGGAACCTGCCGATGGCCGACCCGCGCTTTGGGGCCATCGCGGCCGAACTGGGCGCCGATGTGCCCGCCTGCCTGGCCAGCCGCACAGCATGGGCCGACGGGCGCGGCGATCGGCTGACGATGCTGGCCGGGGACGGGCTGGCGGCGGGCGGGCTGGCGGGGATGCCGCTGCTGCTCGTCAACCCGCACGTCGCGTGCCCGACCGGGCCGGTGTTCCGGGGCTGGGACGGGCTGGATCGCGGGCCGCTGGACACTGGCGAGCCGCTGGCCGCAGCCTTGGCCGGGCGCAACGACCTGGAACCGCCGGCGATAGCACTGGTGCCCGAAATCGCGCGCGCGGTGGCGCTGCTGGGCGGCCAGCCGGGGGTGAAGCTGGCGCGGATGTCGGGATCTGGCGCAACCTGCTTTGCGCTGTTCGATGGTCAGGCCGCCCGTGCCGCCGCCGCGCAGACGGTGCGGATCGCCGAACCGGGCTGGTGGTGTCTCGAAACGGAACTATTGTAA
- a CDS encoding PA0069 family radical SAM protein: MAAIPPARGATLNRTSDRFNLPQRAEDGDWLDAQDAVDGARPRLRTTVTEERPKTIISRNISPDIGFDRSINPYRGCEHGCIYCYARPSHAFHDLSPGLDFETRLFAKPDAADLLKRELMKPGYQVQPIALGTNTDPYQPIEGEWRITRGILEVLAQCDHPLTITTKSDRVLRDLDILGPMAGKGLAAVAVSITSLTPAIARTLEPRAPRPERRLAAVRALRAAGVPVFVSIAPVVPAITDHEIETIIAAAGEAGALGCFFIPVRLPHEVAPLFRAWLDEHFPDRAAKVMAIIRAIRGGRDNDPGFHSRMRGEGPWADLIATRFRLACRKAGIGNARITLRRDLFHPPQGAQLSLF; the protein is encoded by the coding sequence ATGGCAGCCATTCCCCCGGCACGCGGCGCGACGCTCAACCGGACGAGCGACCGTTTCAACCTGCCCCAGCGGGCGGAGGATGGCGACTGGCTGGATGCGCAGGACGCGGTGGATGGCGCGCGCCCCCGGTTGCGGACGACGGTGACCGAGGAACGGCCAAAGACGATCATCAGCCGCAATATATCCCCCGACATCGGGTTCGACCGGTCGATCAACCCGTATCGCGGTTGCGAGCATGGCTGCATCTATTGCTATGCCCGGCCGAGCCATGCCTTTCACGATCTGTCGCCGGGGCTGGATTTCGAAACGCGGTTGTTCGCCAAGCCCGATGCCGCCGATCTGCTGAAGCGCGAACTGATGAAGCCGGGCTATCAGGTGCAGCCGATCGCCCTTGGCACTAACACCGATCCCTATCAGCCGATCGAGGGCGAATGGCGGATCACGCGCGGCATATTGGAAGTGCTGGCGCAATGCGATCATCCGCTGACGATCACCACCAAATCGGATCGGGTGCTGCGCGATCTGGACATCCTTGGGCCGATGGCGGGCAAGGGACTGGCGGCCGTCGCGGTGTCGATCACGTCATTGACCCCGGCGATCGCGCGGACGCTGGAGCCGCGCGCCCCGCGCCCCGAACGCAGGCTGGCGGCGGTGCGCGCGCTGCGTGCGGCAGGCGTGCCGGTGTTCGTTTCGATCGCGCCGGTCGTCCCGGCGATCACTGACCATGAAATCGAAACGATCATCGCGGCGGCCGGCGAGGCGGGGGCGCTGGGATGCTTTTTCATTCCCGTTCGCCTGCCGCACGAAGTGGCGCCCCTGTTTCGCGCCTGGCTGGACGAACATTTCCCCGATCGCGCCGCCAAGGTGATGGCGATCATCCGCGCGATCCGCGGCGGGCGCGACAATGATCCCGGTTTCCACAGCCGGATGCGGGGTGAAGGGCCGTGGGCGGATCTGATCGCCACCCGATTCCGCCTTGCCTGCCGCAAGGCCGGGATCGGCAATGCCCGGATCACCCTGCGCCGCGACCTGTTTCATCCACCGCAAGGCGCGCAACTGAGCCTGTTTTAG
- a CDS encoding tetratricopeptide repeat protein: MTLLRPTATALIALTIAGSHAHAAAPASRDVPSAIQQYVRARAADAAGLTELAAAGYGAALAATPNDPLVAMRAYRQAMMAGDRALALRAANVLVSTGKQPPDVRMLLLTEAVSAKNWAGAATIVDQIEQDQVFAFAAPALRAWIARGSGKGDPLAALDGARKLGGIAAAYAAEHRALMLLATGRRDEGVAAVRSMIGPGGRGAVRLRITAAAALVKAGDRAAALDLLEGEEPLLGLARSRINDRKSLPPAVTGAADGIADLFTRVAVDINRERVTPIALSFARLATFLAPRDAETWLVTSELLTAAEQYGTALAVLDNIRADSPFAEAARNQRLELLVRQGEREKALAEALAATRKRDVAVADWTRVGGLYGELERPRDAADAYGRALALHEAQPDDGSRWTILLMLGGALHEAGDWPAARAALEKAHALAPDEAVVLNYLGYALLERREDLPEAQALIEKASKIRPEDAAITDSLGWSHYVRGDLPKAIELLERAVISQPGEPTLNEHLGDAYWTAGRKMEARFAWRAALVHADAKDTQRISTKIDMGWTPEVAAP, encoded by the coding sequence ATGACGCTGCTCCGCCCGACTGCCACCGCCCTGATTGCGCTGACGATCGCCGGGAGCCATGCGCATGCCGCAGCGCCGGCGAGCCGCGACGTGCCGTCGGCGATCCAGCAATATGTGCGCGCCCGCGCCGCCGACGCGGCTGGGCTGACCGAACTGGCCGCCGCCGGCTATGGCGCGGCGCTGGCGGCGACACCCAATGATCCGCTGGTGGCGATGCGCGCGTATCGGCAGGCGATGATGGCGGGGGACCGCGCGCTCGCGCTGCGCGCCGCCAACGTGCTGGTATCGACAGGCAAGCAGCCGCCCGATGTGCGCATGCTGCTGCTGACCGAAGCGGTGTCGGCCAAGAACTGGGCTGGGGCTGCGACGATCGTCGACCAGATCGAACAGGATCAGGTGTTCGCTTTCGCCGCCCCGGCGCTGCGCGCCTGGATCGCGCGCGGATCGGGCAAGGGCGATCCGCTGGCCGCGCTGGATGGCGCGCGCAAGCTGGGCGGGATCGCTGCGGCCTATGCGGCGGAACATCGCGCCTTGATGCTGCTGGCCACAGGCCGGCGCGACGAAGGCGTGGCGGCGGTGCGATCGATGATCGGGCCGGGCGGGCGCGGCGCGGTGCGGCTGCGGATCACGGCGGCGGCGGCCCTGGTGAAGGCGGGCGATCGCGCGGCAGCACTCGACCTGCTGGAAGGCGAAGAACCGTTGCTGGGGCTGGCCCGATCGCGGATCAACGACCGCAAATCCCTGCCGCCGGCGGTAACGGGTGCGGCGGACGGGATAGCCGATCTGTTCACCCGCGTCGCCGTCGACATCAATCGCGAACGGGTGACGCCGATCGCGCTGAGCTTTGCGCGGCTGGCCACCTTCCTCGCGCCCCGCGATGCCGAAACCTGGCTGGTGACCAGCGAATTGCTGACTGCGGCGGAACAATATGGAACGGCGCTGGCGGTGCTGGACAATATCCGCGCCGACAGCCCGTTCGCCGAGGCCGCGCGCAACCAGCGGCTGGAATTGCTGGTGCGGCAGGGCGAAAGGGAAAAGGCGCTGGCCGAAGCGCTGGCCGCCACACGCAAGCGCGACGTGGCCGTGGCGGACTGGACCCGCGTCGGCGGGTTATATGGCGAACTGGAACGGCCACGCGATGCGGCTGACGCCTATGGCCGGGCGCTGGCGCTGCACGAAGCGCAGCCCGACGATGGATCGCGCTGGACGATCCTGTTGATGCTGGGCGGCGCGCTGCATGAAGCCGGCGACTGGCCGGCCGCGCGCGCGGCGCTGGAAAAGGCCCATGCGCTGGCCCCGGACGAAGCGGTGGTGCTGAACTATCTGGGCTATGCGTTGCTCGAACGGCGCGAGGATTTGCCCGAGGCGCAGGCGCTGATCGAAAAAGCCAGCAAGATCCGGCCGGAGGATGCCGCGATCACCGATTCACTGGGCTGGAGCCATTATGTGCGCGGCGATCTGCCCAAGGCGATCGAATTGCTGGAACGCGCGGTGATCAGCCAGCCGGGCGAACCGACGCTGAACGAGCATCTGGGCGACGCTTATTGGACGGCAGGCCGCAAGATGGAAGCCCGGTTCGCATGGCGCGCCGCGCTGGTGCATGCCGATGCCAAGGACACGCAACGCATTTCCACCAAGATCGATATGGGGTGGACCCCCGAAGTGGCCGCACCCTGA